A single genomic interval of Romboutsia ilealis harbors:
- a CDS encoding cytochrome b/b6 domain-containing protein has protein sequence MNKKNIIKFTLDIAMAVLFITFFNKNLISFKFHIMGGYVFTAFILIHMFLNRKWIINISKRLFDKKLRLRVKISYILSVFLSISIFLIIASGVLMMKSTTYDRIMFWKMLHFGASYLSIALIGMHIGLYCNFIMNMFKKVFEIKKNNSTSKMLVNISVILVLIFGIYTTYKVEYFTKVTNTLTYVVQHITPQDIEKPEGNGYKKESPTFINLATTYGSIISIFAISTYYSDIAIKEYNKSKLTKKDNKKIVEEA, from the coding sequence ATGAATAAAAAGAATATTATAAAATTTACATTAGATATAGCTATGGCTGTATTATTTATAACCTTTTTTAATAAGAATTTGATAAGTTTTAAATTTCATATAATGGGTGGATATGTATTTACAGCATTTATACTGATTCATATGTTTTTAAATAGAAAATGGATAATAAATATAAGTAAAAGATTATTTGATAAGAAATTAAGATTAAGGGTAAAAATATCATATATACTAAGTGTATTCTTATCTATAAGCATTTTTTTAATAATAGCAAGTGGAGTGCTTATGATGAAATCAACGACTTATGATAGAATAATGTTCTGGAAGATGCTTCATTTTGGAGCTTCATACTTATCGATTGCCTTAATTGGTATGCATATAGGACTTTATTGTAATTTTATAATGAATATGTTTAAAAAAGTATTCGAAATCAAGAAAAATAATAGTACTAGTAAGATGTTAGTAAACATTTCTGTGATTTTAGTATTAATATTTGGAATATATACTACATATAAAGTAGAGTACTTTACAAAAGTTACAAATACATTAACATATGTTGTACAACATATAACACCACAAGATATAGAGAAACCAGAAGGTAATGGGTATAAAAAGGAATCTCCTACATTTATAAATCTAGCAACAACATATGGTTCAATAATATCTATATTTGCAATATCGACTTATTATAGTGATATTGCTATAAAAGAATATAATAAATCAAAGTTAACTAAAAAAGATAATAAAAAAATAGTAGAAGAAGCATAG